The following proteins come from a genomic window of Candidatus Paceibacterota bacterium:
- a CDS encoding ATP-binding cassette domain-containing protein, which produces MSAAVEVSSLTKAFRTYKKQPGFSGAVRGLFRRKYEQIVAVKDVSFTIQPGELVGFLGPNGAGKTTTLKMLAGLLYPTIGSARVLGYVPWKREDGYRRQFALLLGQKNQLWWDLPARESLELNAKIYGIPASTLERTVAEMSELLAVRDKLNVSVRELSLGERTKMELIAVLLHQPKVLFLDEPTIGMDVVSQKIVREFLREHNARRGTTILLTSHYMTDIQELCERVIIIDHGRIFFDGRLTEVVDRFADSKLVTIQCAGGANLSGAQLGKYGEVVAHNLGGIQLRVKRDRVIPVCKALLDELPVSDIDIQEVPIEEVIRRLFAR; this is translated from the coding sequence TTGAGCGCCGCCGTTGAAGTAAGCAGCCTGACCAAGGCTTTCCGCACCTACAAGAAGCAACCGGGGTTCTCGGGCGCTGTCCGGGGCCTGTTCCGTCGGAAGTACGAACAAATCGTTGCCGTTAAGGACGTCAGCTTCACCATCCAACCCGGCGAGTTGGTGGGCTTCCTGGGGCCCAACGGGGCCGGCAAGACGACGACCCTGAAAATGCTGGCTGGCCTGCTTTATCCCACCATTGGTTCGGCCCGCGTGCTTGGTTATGTTCCCTGGAAGCGCGAAGATGGCTATCGTCGGCAATTTGCGCTGTTGCTCGGCCAAAAGAACCAGCTCTGGTGGGATTTGCCTGCGCGGGAGTCGCTCGAACTAAACGCCAAGATCTATGGCATCCCCGCCTCGACGCTGGAGCGTACGGTCGCGGAGATGAGCGAGTTGCTGGCCGTGCGCGACAAGCTCAACGTCAGTGTTCGCGAACTCTCGCTCGGCGAACGCACAAAGATGGAATTGATCGCAGTCCTGCTGCATCAGCCGAAGGTCCTGTTTCTGGATGAGCCAACCATTGGTATGGACGTGGTTTCCCAGAAGATTGTGCGGGAGTTTCTGCGGGAACACAACGCCAGGCGCGGGACGACGATCCTGTTGACGAGTCATTACATGACCGACATTCAGGAGCTTTGCGAGCGAGTCATTATTATTGATCACGGCAGGATCTTCTTCGATGGCCGCCTGACCGAGGTGGTGGACCGTTTCGCGGATTCCAAACTGGTCACCATTCAATGCGCGGGCGGAGCAAATCTCTCAGGCGCCCAACTGGGCAAGTACGGTGAGGTCGTGGCGCATAACCTGGGAGGCATACAGCTCAGGGTCAAGCGCGACCGGGTGATCCCCGTGTGCAAAGCGCTGCTTGACGAACTCCCGGTCAGCGACATTGACATCCAGGAAGTTCCAATCGAAGAAGTAATCCGACGCCTTTTCGCTCGGTGA
- the dnaA gene encoding chromosomal replication initiator protein DnaA, with translation MQTSAERIWNAAREHLRSMLSADTYNLWFAPLRACAQENGSITLEVANDFCEVWLKDNYMDLLQDVMAVASGRQLQVKFKVAAATGAGGPASQSVPARKKAAGAAPERIQSSQEPAFNSKNTFETFVVGNNNNFAYAAALAVAQAPAKAYNPLFLYSGVGLGKTHLLHAIGQHVVASRKGARVAYVSSERFTNEYIDGIQNNQLVRFRKKYRQTDVLLIDDIQFLAGKERIQEEFFHTFNALHEGHKQIVLTCDRPASEIQNLEHRLMSRFEWGLVADLQPPDVETRLAILQKKAQIMGVQLPEDIMEFLANRIRTNIRRLEGALVRVASYAALIGKKLSLEIVEGLLREILNEEGRYSINIEVIQKRVAEHYDIRLADMTSRRRPESIAFPRQVAMFLSRQMTEKSLSAIGDAFGGRDHGTVLHACRLVKDRMEVDPSVRQVVSYLEKQLMR, from the coding sequence ATGCAAACTTCCGCAGAGAGAATTTGGAACGCAGCACGGGAGCATCTTCGCTCGATGCTGAGCGCGGATACCTACAATCTTTGGTTCGCACCATTGCGTGCCTGTGCGCAAGAGAACGGCAGCATAACGCTTGAGGTGGCCAATGACTTCTGTGAGGTCTGGCTGAAGGATAACTACATGGACTTGTTGCAGGATGTGATGGCGGTTGCGTCCGGGCGGCAACTCCAGGTTAAGTTTAAAGTGGCGGCAGCGACCGGCGCGGGCGGCCCGGCGTCGCAATCGGTCCCGGCCAGGAAGAAGGCTGCTGGGGCCGCCCCGGAGCGAATCCAATCCAGCCAGGAACCGGCCTTCAATTCCAAGAACACTTTTGAGACCTTCGTCGTCGGCAATAATAACAACTTTGCTTATGCCGCTGCGCTGGCGGTAGCGCAAGCGCCGGCCAAGGCGTATAATCCGTTGTTCCTTTACAGCGGAGTGGGATTAGGCAAGACCCATCTGTTGCATGCCATTGGGCAACATGTTGTGGCGAGCCGGAAGGGAGCGAGAGTTGCCTACGTTTCGTCCGAGCGGTTCACCAATGAGTACATTGACGGCATTCAAAACAACCAACTTGTTCGTTTCCGCAAGAAGTACCGCCAGACAGATGTGTTGCTGATTGACGACATCCAGTTCCTGGCGGGCAAAGAGCGGATTCAGGAGGAGTTCTTTCACACTTTCAACGCCTTGCACGAAGGGCACAAACAAATCGTGCTGACCTGCGACCGGCCCGCCAGCGAGATTCAAAACCTGGAGCATCGGCTCATGTCGCGCTTCGAGTGGGGGTTGGTTGCGGACCTGCAACCGCCCGACGTCGAAACACGCCTGGCGATCCTGCAAAAGAAAGCCCAGATCATGGGTGTCCAACTGCCGGAGGACATCATGGAATTCCTGGCCAACCGCATTCGCACCAATATCCGGCGCCTCGAAGGGGCGTTGGTTCGCGTGGCTTCCTACGCCGCCCTGATCGGCAAGAAGCTGAGCCTCGAGATAGTCGAAGGGTTGTTGCGTGAGATTCTCAACGAGGAAGGCCGCTACTCGATCAACATTGAAGTGATTCAAAAGCGGGTCGCCGAACATTACGACATCCGCTTGGCGGACATGACCAGCCGCCGGCGGCCGGAGAGCATCGCTTTCCCGCGTCAGGTTGCCATGTTCCTCTCGCGCCAGATGACCGAGAAGTCGCTGAGCGCGATCGGTGACGCCTTTGGCGGGCGCGACCACGGGACCGTGCTGCACGCCTGTCGGCTGGTCAAAGACCGCATGGAAGTGGATCCGAGTGTCCGGCAGGTTGTCAGCTACCTGGAAAAACAGCTCATGCGTTGA
- a CDS encoding P-II family nitrogen regulator, with protein sequence MKKIEAIIKPFKLEDVKEALSGLGVEGMTVSEVKGFGRQKGHTEIYRGSEYTVDFLPKIKIEVVLGDSQVTGAVEAIVKAAKTGKIGDGKVFVSTIENAIRIRTEETGEQAV encoded by the coding sequence ATGAAGAAGATTGAGGCCATCATTAAACCTTTCAAGCTGGAGGACGTCAAAGAGGCTCTGTCAGGCTTGGGGGTCGAGGGCATGACTGTGTCGGAGGTTAAGGGGTTTGGCCGGCAAAAAGGGCACACTGAGATCTATCGCGGCAGTGAGTACACGGTGGATTTTCTGCCAAAAATAAAGATTGAAGTCGTTTTGGGAGACAGCCAGGTCACGGGTGCTGTTGAGGCAATCGTCAAGGCCGCTAAGACGGGCAAGATTGGGGACGGAAAGGTCTTTGTCAGTACGATCGAGAACGCAATTCGGATTCGGACCGAAGAGACCGGCGAGCAAGCAGTATGA
- a CDS encoding GDSL-type esterase/lipase family protein has product MGETPANLAFPPSASRPVAVRSTYREGLSQTIQYEQGRDYLLEAPNRIRRAPDSRIPDFGTNILFGKEDFRHEQWPGFGNGPFFVYVDYAHSEKWVRPAAHPDLRAAQLPNTQQRLQAGRQVRIVAFGDSITAGGDTSEPGLIFWERWATALRAKYPGASIDITNGATGGDSTIQGMQRLPEKVLQQKPDLVLVGFGMNDHNREGFGVPLDVFAANLRSMIERIRSETGAEVVLFSAFPPNPKWHYGSHNMAAYADATERVALAERCAFADVYHLWMTVASRKKPEDLLGNNINHPNDYGHWLYFQALQAVGL; this is encoded by the coding sequence GTGGGAGAGACTCCAGCTAACCTGGCTTTCCCCCCGTCTGCCTCCCGGCCCGTAGCGGTCCGCAGCACCTATCGGGAAGGGCTGTCTCAGACCATCCAATACGAGCAGGGACGAGACTACCTGTTGGAGGCGCCCAACAGAATCCGCCGGGCTCCCGACTCACGCATCCCGGACTTCGGCACCAACATCCTCTTCGGCAAAGAGGATTTTCGACACGAACAGTGGCCGGGTTTTGGCAACGGGCCGTTCTTCGTATATGTGGACTATGCGCATTCGGAGAAATGGGTGAGGCCGGCCGCCCACCCTGACCTCCGCGCGGCGCAATTGCCCAACACGCAACAGAGGCTGCAGGCCGGACGGCAGGTGCGCATAGTTGCTTTTGGGGACAGCATCACCGCCGGCGGGGACACCTCGGAGCCGGGGTTGATTTTCTGGGAACGGTGGGCGACGGCACTCCGAGCCAAGTACCCGGGCGCCAGCATTGACATCACCAACGGGGCAACGGGCGGGGACTCCACCATCCAGGGCATGCAGCGCTTGCCGGAGAAAGTGCTTCAGCAGAAGCCGGACTTGGTCTTGGTCGGCTTTGGTATGAACGACCACAACCGTGAGGGGTTTGGTGTGCCGCTGGATGTTTTTGCCGCGAACCTAAGATCCATGATTGAGCGGATTCGTTCCGAGACAGGAGCAGAAGTTGTACTGTTTTCCGCCTTTCCACCAAACCCAAAGTGGCATTACGGCTCACACAACATGGCCGCCTATGCTGACGCAACTGAGCGCGTGGCGCTGGCGGAGCGCTGCGCCTTCGCCGACGTCTATCACCTCTGGATGACTGTCGCGTCCCGGAAGAAGCCCGAGGATCTCCTGGGCAATAACATAAATCATCCCAACGACTACGGGCACTGGCTCTACTTCCAAGCCCTGCAGGCGGTAGGCTTGTAG
- a CDS encoding putative quinol monooxygenase — protein MNTKSLTVVARFIAKPGNEDAVRQELLSLVAPSRKDAGCLNYDLHQAMDNPALFLFHENWASKAHLDAHLQKTDLQAALGRVGQMVAEPPQVSLWQRLG, from the coding sequence ATGAACACCAAATCTCTGACTGTGGTAGCGCGCTTCATAGCCAAGCCGGGCAACGAAGACGCTGTGCGGCAGGAATTGCTCTCGCTGGTGGCCCCGAGCCGCAAGGATGCCGGATGCCTGAATTATGATTTGCATCAGGCTATGGACAATCCCGCACTCTTCCTGTTCCACGAGAACTGGGCCAGCAAAGCGCACCTGGATGCGCACCTGCAAAAGACCGACTTGCAGGCCGCGCTCGGCCGCGTCGGGCAAATGGTCGCCGAACCACCCCAGGTTTCTCTGTGGCAGAGACTTGGCTGA
- a CDS encoding arylsulfatase translates to MLRLVLPIVTVAALGVAALLGSAGEAAPYASAKPNVVFILADDVGYGDLGCYGALKVRTPNIDRLAAQGLRFTDAHSASAVCTPSRYALLTGQYAWRNPAGDHILPGNAALSIKPGTLTLPALLKAAGYRTAAVGKWHLGLGDTAPDWNMDIKPGPLEVGFDECFIIPATGDRTPCVFVENHRIHGYDPKDPIAVDYKNCVPGHSNPVAGIGRIGAMTGGTAALWKDEEIADTLTARAVAFIERNKTVPFFLYLATHDIHVPRMPAARFRGSSQAGVRGDVIQQFDACVGEVLKTLDRHKLANNTVVFVTSDNGGILDHGDLPERDGDVRSNNGHAFNGALRGTKGTPYEGGTRVPLVVRWPGKVKPGTSDELVCLVDVLATCAALTGQPLSGEAGPDSFDMLPVLLGQKQDKPVRDNLIEHSRRMGVRQGQWKLIIRADARQPTKGGKVNSSAELYNLAEDLGETNDLARKYPEKVKELAVLWERLRTKGCSRP, encoded by the coding sequence ATGCTTAGGCTCGTATTGCCAATTGTGACCGTTGCGGCTTTGGGAGTCGCCGCACTGTTGGGGTCCGCTGGTGAGGCCGCGCCGTATGCGTCCGCGAAGCCGAATGTCGTGTTCATTCTGGCGGACGACGTTGGCTACGGGGACCTCGGTTGTTACGGTGCGTTGAAGGTGAGGACCCCGAACATTGACAGGCTGGCAGCTCAAGGATTGCGGTTCACGGATGCGCACTCGGCTTCGGCGGTTTGCACGCCGTCACGCTACGCGTTGCTGACCGGCCAGTATGCCTGGCGCAATCCGGCCGGCGACCACATCCTTCCAGGCAATGCGGCTCTCAGCATCAAGCCCGGCACGTTGACTCTCCCAGCGTTGTTGAAGGCCGCGGGCTACCGAACCGCTGCGGTCGGAAAGTGGCACCTGGGCTTGGGGGACACCGCGCCGGATTGGAACATGGACATCAAACCCGGGCCGCTGGAGGTTGGATTCGATGAGTGCTTCATCATCCCGGCGACTGGCGACCGCACTCCGTGCGTTTTCGTGGAGAATCATCGTATCCATGGTTACGACCCTAAAGACCCGATTGCCGTGGACTACAAGAACTGCGTTCCTGGCCACTCAAATCCGGTGGCGGGGATTGGCCGTATCGGAGCGATGACGGGCGGTACGGCCGCACTCTGGAAGGATGAGGAGATTGCGGATACGCTCACGGCCCGGGCGGTCGCGTTTATCGAGCGAAACAAGACTGTACCGTTCTTCCTGTATTTGGCTACCCACGATATCCATGTGCCGCGGATGCCCGCAGCGCGATTTCGCGGGTCGAGCCAGGCGGGGGTGAGAGGAGATGTGATCCAGCAGTTCGATGCTTGCGTGGGAGAAGTGCTAAAGACACTGGATCGGCACAAGCTGGCGAACAACACGGTGGTGTTCGTCACGAGCGACAACGGCGGCATACTGGATCACGGCGATTTGCCTGAGCGGGACGGGGACGTGAGGTCCAATAACGGCCATGCCTTCAATGGCGCATTGCGCGGCACCAAGGGCACCCCCTACGAAGGCGGCACGCGCGTGCCGCTTGTCGTGCGCTGGCCGGGCAAGGTTAAGCCAGGCACCTCCGACGAACTAGTCTGCCTGGTTGATGTTCTGGCCACGTGCGCTGCCCTGACTGGACAACCGCTGTCCGGCGAGGCCGGTCCGGACAGCTTTGATATGCTCCCGGTGCTGCTTGGGCAGAAGCAGGACAAGCCAGTGCGCGACAACCTGATCGAGCACAGCCGCCGCATGGGAGTGCGCCAGGGTCAATGGAAGCTAATAATACGAGCAGATGCGAGGCAGCCTACGAAAGGTGGCAAGGTCAATTCATCCGCGGAGCTTTACAATCTGGCCGAGGATCTCGGCGAAACCAATGACCTCGCGCGTAAGTATCCCGAGAAGGTCAAGGAGCTTGCCGTGCTGTGGGAGCGGCTACGGACCAAAGGCTGCAGTCGGCCGTGA
- a CDS encoding dipeptide epimerase: MKLNYKRLNLELAHTWTIARGSGTNVAQTVMVELIGADGTVGFGEAAPISRYRESLETVEAFLKKVDARGLSFKDVEGSMVYLDTLSPHDWSAKCALNIALLDGAAKREKKAIYDYLDLGFRENVHLSSFTIGIDKPDVIRRKVQEAAPYPLLKMKVGVAGDKENVQALRDIAPTKTVRVDANEGWKTKEQALEMIEWLAGDGHIEFIEQPMPAATPIKDWVWLKARSPLPIVGDESYHQAKDVTQAVECFHGVNVKLVKTGGVSAGFEALSAARKAGLKTMLGCMIESSILISAAAHLAELCDYLDIDGNILITNDPFVGATAEKGMVSFAKAPEKYGLRVSAR, encoded by the coding sequence CCCACACTTGGACTATTGCCCGGGGTAGTGGCACGAACGTCGCCCAAACGGTTATGGTCGAGTTGATAGGCGCTGACGGCACGGTGGGATTTGGAGAGGCTGCACCTATTTCGCGCTACCGCGAGTCGCTCGAGACCGTGGAGGCGTTTCTGAAGAAGGTGGACGCACGGGGTCTCTCATTCAAGGATGTGGAGGGGAGCATGGTCTACCTGGACACACTTTCACCGCATGACTGGTCGGCGAAGTGCGCGTTGAACATCGCGCTGCTGGACGGTGCGGCCAAACGGGAAAAGAAAGCGATTTATGATTACCTGGATTTGGGTTTCCGGGAGAACGTGCACCTGAGTTCGTTCACCATCGGGATAGATAAGCCGGACGTGATCCGCAGAAAAGTGCAGGAGGCAGCGCCTTATCCGCTATTGAAAATGAAGGTGGGGGTGGCTGGCGACAAGGAGAACGTGCAGGCGTTGCGCGACATCGCTCCAACCAAGACGGTGCGGGTGGATGCCAATGAGGGCTGGAAGACCAAGGAGCAGGCGTTGGAGATGATTGAGTGGCTGGCTGGAGACGGGCACATCGAGTTTATCGAACAGCCCATGCCGGCAGCCACGCCCATCAAGGATTGGGTCTGGCTCAAAGCGCGGTCGCCGCTGCCGATCGTGGGGGATGAGTCATATCACCAGGCAAAGGACGTGACGCAGGCCGTGGAGTGCTTCCATGGCGTCAATGTGAAGTTGGTGAAGACAGGGGGCGTGAGCGCGGGCTTCGAGGCGTTGTCAGCGGCTCGCAAGGCCGGGCTCAAGACGATGCTGGGCTGCATGATCGAAAGCAGCATACTTATCAGCGCCGCGGCGCACTTGGCTGAGTTGTGCGATTACCTGGACATTGACGGGAATATACTGATTACCAATGATCCCTTCGTAGGTGCGACGGCGGAGAAGGGAATGGTCTCGTTTGCCAAGGCGCCGGAGAAGTACGGACTGCGAGTGAGTGCAAGGTAA